A window of Streptomyces sp. SAI-127 contains these coding sequences:
- a CDS encoding TetR/AcrR family transcriptional regulator, producing the protein MESSSATAGVSTRREATRQKLYEAAVTLIAEQGFSATTVDEIAERAGVAKGTVYYNFASKSVLFEELLRHGVGLLTASLRDAAESTARAGGGKVDALDAMIRAGLVFIDRYPAFTQLYVAELWRTNRAWQSTLMVVRQQAVAVVEGVLRDGVENGEFSDEIDVPLTASALVGMVLVAALDWQSFQPERSLDDVHAALSRLLQGRVSGRRG; encoded by the coding sequence ATGGAAAGCAGCAGCGCCACGGCGGGCGTCAGCACGCGCCGCGAGGCCACCCGGCAGAAGCTCTACGAGGCGGCCGTCACGCTCATCGCCGAGCAGGGCTTCTCCGCCACCACGGTCGACGAGATCGCCGAGCGGGCCGGAGTCGCGAAGGGCACGGTCTACTACAACTTCGCGAGCAAGTCCGTCCTCTTCGAGGAACTGCTGCGGCACGGCGTGGGCCTTCTCACCGCCTCCTTGAGGGACGCGGCGGAATCGACGGCACGCGCTGGGGGCGGCAAGGTGGACGCCCTGGACGCGATGATCCGGGCCGGTCTCGTCTTCATCGACCGTTACCCGGCCTTCACGCAGTTGTACGTGGCCGAGTTGTGGCGCACCAACAGGGCCTGGCAGTCCACGCTCATGGTGGTCCGTCAGCAGGCCGTGGCGGTCGTGGAGGGCGTCCTGCGCGACGGCGTGGAGAACGGCGAGTTCAGCGACGAGATCGACGTACCGCTGACCGCCTCCGCCCTGGTCGGCATGGTCCTGGTGGCCGCCCTGGACTGGCAGTCCTTCCAGCCCGAGCGCTCTCTGGACGACGTGCACGCTGCGCTGTCGCGGCTGTTGCAGGGGCGGGTGAGCGGGCGCCGGGGATGA